Within the Rhodomicrobium lacus genome, the region TGCGGAGCCTCCGGCTTCTGCTGGTCCTTCTTGCCGATGCCGAACATGCGGACCGACCCGAACAGGCCGCGCTTCTCTTCGCTCATGCCAGGCACTCCCCGATGAGGTGGCGCTTGTCGTGGCCGGTGGCGCGTGCGCGCACGATGCCGCCGCGTTCCGCGCCGCCTGCAATTTCAATTTCCGTAAAGCCGGGTGTCCGGCCGACGCGCTCGCGCTCCATAAGCACTTCGAACACCTTGCCGCGCTCGCCTTCGAGGTGCGCGCCGAGGCGCTCGCCTGCCTTCTCGCGAAGCCGCGCGGCGCGTTCCTTCACAAGCGCGCGGTCGAGTTGCGGCATGCGCGCAGCGGGCGTCTTCGGGCGCGGCGAATAGGGAAACACGTGCATGAAGGAGAGGCCGCATTCGTCGGCAAGCCGCATGGTGTTCGCGAACATGGTTTCGTCTTCGGTGGGAAACCCCGCGATGAAGTCGGCGCCGAACACCATGTCCGGGCGGATCTCGCGCATCTCGCGGCAAAAACTGATCACGTCCTCGCGGGCGTGGCGGCGCCTCATGCGCTTCAGGATGAGGTTATCGCCCGATTGCAGCGACAGATGCAGATGCGGCATCAGCCGCTCTTCCTCCGCAAAGGCGTCGATGAGCGCTTCGTCCGCTTCCATGGTGTCGATGGAGGAGATGCGCAGGCGAGGCAATTCCGGCACGAGGCGCAGCACGGTGCGCACGAGGCGGCCGAGCTTCATTTCGCCCGGCAGATCCGCACCGTAGGAGGTGAGGTCCACGCCGGTCAGAACCACCTCGCGATATCCTTCCTCGACGAGCGCGCGGATCTGGCGGACAACTTCTCCCGCAGCGACGGAGCGCGATGGTCCCCGTCCGAAAGGGATCACGCAGAAGGTGCAGCGGTGGTCGCAGCCGTTCTGCACCTCAACATAGGCGCGGGCGCGGCTGCCGAAACCCGAGATCATATGCGGCGCGGTCTCGCGGACGCTCGCGATGTCGTTCACGCGCACGCGAGCAAGGTCGCCCGCCGCCAGGCTCAGGAACGTCGCGGCGCTTGTCTTCTCGCCATTACCGATGACGTGATCGGCTTCCTCCATGTCGGCGAAGGTTTCCGGCTCGATCTGCGCGGCGCATCCCGTGACGATGATCTTCGCGCCGGGCCGCTCGCGGCGAAGCTTGCGGATCGCCTGCCGCGCCTGCCGCACCGCCTCGCCCGTCACCGCGCAGGTGTTGACGATCACGGCGTCGGTCACGCCTGCGTCCTGAGCGTGCTTCTTCGCCACTTCGCTTTCGTAAGTGTTGAGGCGGCAGCCGAAGGTGATGACGTCGACGGTCATGACGCGCGCGCTACCTTTACCGCGCCGCCGGAAAGCGTCAGCGTGCCTTCAAACTCGTGTGCGACGGGGCCCGTCATGAGGATGTGATCATCGGCCGCGCGCCATTCGATGCCGATGACGCCGCCCGGCAGGCGGATTTCGACGGTGCGGCCAGTCCGGCCCGTGCGCGCGGCTGAAACGGCGGTGGCGCAGGCGGCGGTGCCGCAGGCTTGCGTGATGCCGGCGCCGCGCTCCCAGACGCGCAGCTTCACCGTGCGATCGTCGAGCACCTCGGCGAGCGAGATATTCGCGCGCTCCGGGAAGATGGGATCGTATTCGAGGGCGCGCCCGAACAGGGAAAGGTCGTAGGCGTTGACGTCGCTTACCCAGAAGATGGCGTGCGGGTTGCCGACATTGGCGACGCTCGGCCCTTCCAGCACGCGGCCGTCGGGAAGCGTGATCGCGAGCGAAATGGCGCGCGTGTCCGGCGCCTCCTTCGCGAGCGGAATGTCGCGCCAGCCGAAATGCGGCGTGCCCATGTCCACCGTCACGAAGCCATCGCCCTCGACGCGAGCGGCGAGTACGCCCACCGCCGTTTCGATAGTGACGTGTTCGCTTTCGAGTTCCGCACCTACCAACGCGCCAACGCAGCGGCTTGCATTGCCGCACGCGCCCACCTCGGAACCGTCCGCGTTGAGGATGCGCATGAAGACATCGGCGCGGGCCGACCGCTCCAGCACGATCACCTGATCGCATCCGACGCCCGTCTCGCGATTGGCGATGGCGCTCGCCTCGTCGGCTGTCAGCCGGAAGCCGTCCCCGCGCGCGTCGAGCAGGGCGAAGTCGTTGCCGAGGCCGTTCATCTTCTTGAATGATATGTGCGAGAGAGCCATCCGCACGCGCACCTTTCAGGGAAATCGGTCCGCGTTATATAGACGGCGCGCAGGCGCTTTGCAAAGCAGGTTGTGGGATTTGGCCGCGTATCAAAGCGTCTGATGGCGCGCGCGCGCGGCGCGCTCGATGGCCACGCACACGAGCTTGTCGAGGTGCAGCGCGTCGCGGATGAGTTCGAGCAGGCGGATTTCCTCGTCCGGCACCTTGAGGTCCGCCGCCGCAACCTCCACCGCCAGCGCATAGGCCGTCTCGTGAAGCTTCTTCGGCAGGGCATCGCGAACGAGTTCGAGCAGATGTTCGAGACCTTCGTCCTCGCTCAGCATGTCGCCGCAGCGCTCAGCGGTTTTCGCGAGCGTGTTCTCGTCAAAGCCGAGAAAGACGGGCAGATGCTTCACGATCTGCGCGATGCGATCCAGCTCCCGGTCGGATATCTGCCGGTCCGCTGCCGACATCGTGATCATGACATAGACGAGAGCTTCGGTCGGGGTGATCTTCGGCATGGCGCGGGTCCGTTGGTCAGAGCGCTCCGTCTGAAACGGTTCGATGAAGCGCTTGATACTTCCTCCAGTATCGCGATTTCGACGGAAAACAGCTTCCCACTTCCTCGAACGGCGATAACGGCTCAGATTTAGGTTGCCGCGCGAAGCGGCGCAAGCCGTGATCGTACGAGACTCGAGCCGCTTCTCCAAGCGGATGTGCGCGCCTGCATAAACGCAAATCGGGGGCGAACCCGCCCCCGACCCGCCCCTCAACTTTTTCCCGTCAGCTTGCGCCGGTCGGCAGCGCAACGAAGACCTGCGTCGCACCGCGCTGGACGAGCGTCAGCGCGTGGCGCTTGCCGATGGCTCGGGCATTGCGGAGCGCCGCCTCCAGCGCGTCCGGCGTGAACAGATCCGAGCCGTTCGCGGCGAGGATCACGTCGCCCTGCACGAGGCCGACATCGGCGGCCCTGCCGTCCGGGCGGATCTCCACGATGGCAAGGCCGGGCGCGCCGCCCGGGCCGCTCACCATGGGTGCGACCGCGATGCCGAGACCGCCGATTTCCGACTGCAGCGCGGGGCCGCTCCTGCCGCCCGGCAGCTTGGATTCATCCTTGAGTTCCGTCAGCTTCACGGCGAGGGCTTCGCGCCTGCCGTTGCGGAAGATCGCGAGGCGGACAGCGGTCTGCGGCGGGATGACCGCAATCCGGCGCGCGAGGTCGCGGCTATCCTTCACGTCGCCTTCATTGATCTTGAGCACGACATCGCCGCGCAGCAGGCCGCCCTTGTCGGCCGGGCTGCCCTGCATGAGCGAGGTCACGAGCGCCCCTTGAGCGTCGCGAAGGCCCAGGCTGTCGGCGAGTTCCGGCGTTACGGGCTGCACCTCGACGCCGAGCCAGCCGCGCGTCACGCGGCCTTTCTCCTTCAGCTGGGCGACGATGGTTTCCACCGTCTTGGCGGGGACGGCGAAAGCGATGCCGACCGAACCGCCTGACGGCGAAAAGATGGCGGTGTTGACGCCGATAACCTCGCCCGACTGATTGAAGGTCGGGCCGCCGGAATTGCCCTGGTTCACCGAAGCATCGATCTGGATGAAGTTGTCGTAGGCGCCCATGCCGATGTCGCGGCCGCGCGCCGATACGATGCCCGCCGTGACCGTGCCGTCGAGGCCGAAGGGGTTGCCGAGCGCGATCACCCATTCGCCGACCTTGACCTCACCCTTGCTGAACGTGACCGCCGGGAAATTGCGCCCGTCCACCTTCAGAAGCGCGAGGTCGGTCCCCGCATCGGTGCCGATGATCCGGGCAGGCAGCGCTCGCCCGTCGGTCGTAAGCACCTCGACTTTCATCGCACCTTCCACGACGTGGTTGTTGGTGACGATGTATCCGTCCTGCGAGATGAAGAAGCCGGATCCCTGTCCGAGGACGGGCGCGCCGGGCGATCCGCCCTTCTTGTCCTTGCCCTTGGGATCTGGAGGCATGAGGCCTTTCGGCCCGGCGAAGAAGCGCTCTAGCGGCGTGCCGCTGAAGGGATTTTCCTTGTTGCCGTCGGGCGAGCGCTCGTCCCCCGCGCCGCCGTCCTGCGACGCGACGAGACGCGGATCGGCCTTCACCCGCACCGACACGACGGACGGCAAAACACGTTCCGCAAGCGTTGTGAAGCTGGGCAGTTGGCTCGTCGTCTCGCTTTGCGGCGCGACGACGGGAGCAGCCCGTAATTGGTTGGCCCCGGCACCTGCGATCACGCAGAGGGCAACCGCGGAGGCGCCGACAAGATTGCGGCTGACCAGCGACAGGGGCAAGCGACGCGATATCTTGGTCGAAGCTGGGTCTTTGGCAGGCTTATTCGGCATGAACTTCCCGTATATTGAAGCAATGGACGCGTCAGCGAATGGTTCGCTGCCGCCTAGTTCAAGATGAGGCTAAGGTAAAGGAATTGTTTAAGGAATGACGATGTGAATCTATGGTAAACTTATAAAGTTTTCGCCAAAATATGTTTTAACAGCATTAATTGTGCGATAACCCGACGAGTGCACCTTGATTGATCGGCAATCGCATTGGCGAAATTACGGCAAACCGAGAAACCTGATTGTATCTTAGCATTTCGGAATATTCGCATTCTGAATATGAGGCGTCGCATGACGCCGCCATATGCGCGTTTTAATGTACTGTTATTGCTCCGATCAGGAACTAACTTGACGACAGTCTCCACCGCCACCTTATCAAAAACAGAGTTTTCGCTAGTGGAGGAAGTCCCCATGAACAAGTCGATTGTCGCGGGCGTGATGGCGCTCGCGCTTCTGGGACCGTCGTGCGTCTACGCGCAACGGGCCGATGTCGAGGATAACGGCGCGCAAGGCACTCAGGCACAACCGCAGCAGCGCCAGACGGAGCAGAAGAAGTTCCGCTTCGGTCGGGACGACATGAAGGCTTTCGCGGATGCGCGCATCGCCGGTCTGAAGGCGGGGCTCAAGCTCTCGCCCGATCAGGAGAAGAATTGGCCGCCGGTCGAGCAGGCTTTGCGCGACATCATGCAGAAGCGCATGGATCAGAGGCTGGCGAAGCGCGATCGGCAAAAGCCCGAAGACGCCATTCAGGCGATCAAGGAGCGCGCCGAACAGCTTGAGGAACGCGGTGGGTCGCTGAAGAAGCTCGCGGACGCGGCCGAGCCGCTTTACCAATCGCTGAGCGAGGCGCAGAAGCGCAGGCTCGTGGCGTTGCTCAAGGCGGGCGACGAAGGGCTGGGCCGCGTCGCGAAACGTCGTGGAGGCGGGCGCGGCTGACGGCTGACGGGTCATTGACAGAGGGCGACGCCATGCCGCCCTCTCGACCAGGTGAAGGAGGAGCGGCTTCGGCTGCCGGGCGCGTCCCGCCCGTACCGATGGCCCGTATGTCGATTATTCCTTTTCGCGGGGATTATCGAGCGGCTGGAGCCGGATCGGTTTTCCGCTGTCGACCTTCGCCGCTGCCGTCACGATGTCGCCGGCCTTGATGATCAGGTCGCGAACCGCAGCGACGCTTTCGCCCACTTGCACCCAGCCATCCAACTCGTTCATAAAGATGTCGGAGCCGCCATGGGCGCCCTTGCGCACGCGCTGGATATCCTCCACGCAAATCAGCGTAAGATTGCCATTGGTGTCGTGAAGTTCGATGAACATAGACCTTGATCCTCCCGAGCAGGGATAACGGCTCGCCTGTCCGCATCGCAGCCGCCAGACAACTATATCACCGGGGTTGGAAAGCGAACGTTCTAATTTAGGAAGCTTGCGAGCGAGTACCAGCCCGAAGGGCCAGAGCGGCGATCCGCCACGGCCCGGTGTCGCAAGTGAATCCGGCGCATCCCGCCGCCGCTTGGTGTCGATCAGGTTCGATTTCCCGACTTCCCGGAGAGAATTGCAAGCATTCCTCGGCACTCGATATTCTGATTAGAACAACTCTAATTTTAAGAGATAAATATTGCGCCTTCGTCTGTCGCGCTTTACACGATGGCACTACGCGCCTTTTCAATTTTTGCGCCGGTTCGCTTGAGATCTGCACATCGTGTCTTGTAAATCGGGCGCGATCGGCAGGGTCATGCGCGTTCGGTTCAGGAGCCTTGCATGCTTGCCGCCGCCATCATCGTTTTCCGGGAAGTCATCGAGGCCGGGCTGATCGTCGGGATCGTGCTGGCGGCGACGAAGGGCGTGCCGTCGCGCGGCTGGTTCGTGGCGGGCGGCATCGCTGCTGGGCTGATCGGTGCGGCTTTGCTTGCGATCTTCGCGGGCAGCCTGTCGGAGGCGCTCGACGGCGAAGGGCAGAAGGTGTTCAACGCGGGCGTGCTCGCGCTCGCGGTGTTGATGCTGACCTGGCATAACGTCTGGATGGCGAGCCACGGCAAACAGATGGCCGCCGAGCTATCGGCCGCTGGCGCCGCCGTGGCGGAGGGTACGAAGTCGCTGATGGCGCTGGCCATCGTGGTTGCGGTCGCGGTGCTGCGCGAAGGCGCGGAAGTGGTGCTGTTCCTCTACGGCAATGCGATCGCGTCGCGCGAAAGCGGCTCCATGATGCTCGCTGGCGGCATGCTGGGACTCGGCGGAGGGATCGCGCTCACCGGCTTGACCTATGCAGGGCTCGTCCGTATTCCGCCGCGCTACCTTTTCTCCGTGACGAGCGTCTTGATTGCGCTTCTCGCGGCGGGCATGGCCTCGCAATGCGTCAGGATTCTTCAGGACGCCGACATCGTATCCATCTGGGTGGACACAGCCTGGAATACGTCGGGCTTCCTGTCGACGAACACGCTTTTCGGCGTGATGATGCAAACCCTGGTCGGTTATGATGATCGTCCGTCGTGGCTTCAGGTCGCTGTCTATCTCACAACGCTGTTCGTGATCTTTGGATTGATGCGGGTCAGTCATATCCGCCATGCGAGGCGGCGGGGCGCGCATCGTCGCCCTGATGTCTCGCCCGCCCGCGGCTAGATCAATCTGCGTCCAATCGGTATCGCACTGGTCCACACAAGCTGTCGACACTGCAAATCGACGGGCGTCGTGCCGCGTCCGAAGCTGTCGTGCGGCCGATCTGACGCGCAGCCGAATGCGTAAAGACGCCCGCGTGTTTCGGCTATCACGGCATCCCCGCGCTTCTGGGGCGCCGCTTGCTTCCGAACGCGTATTTGCTTGGCGGTCGACGCGCCGACGCGATAATGTCGCACCCGTGACCGCCAGCGAAGCCCCCGCCTCAGTTTCCGAAGCCGCCGCGCCTCCCTGGATGGTTCGGCTGTTCGCGCTCGCCTGCGGCATCCTCGTCGCCAACATTTACTATGCGCAACCCCTCGCCGGGCCGATTGGCGCTGAACTCGGCCTGCCCGCCACGGCAACCGGCCTCATCGTGACCATGACGCAGGTTGGTTATGGGCTGGGGTTGTTGCTGATCGTGCCGCTGGGCGATCTCGTCGAAAACCGCCGCCTGATCGTGAGCGTGATTGCGCTCGACGTGCTTGCGATTCTCGGCATCGCCGCAGCGGGCGCACCGGGACCGTTCCTCGCGGCCGCCTTTCTCGTGGGGCTCTTTTCGGTCGTCGCGCAGATCATCGTGCCGCTCGCCGCACAGCTCTCGCCGGATGCGACGCGCGGGCAGACGGTCGGCAATGTCATGAGCGGGCTACTTTTGGGCATCATGCTTGCGCGGCCCGTGTCGAGCTTCGTTACCGAACTCTCATCGTGGCATGTGATCTTCATCGCGTCGGCGGTCGCGATGACTGCTCTCGCGGTCGCGTTGCGCGTTTGGTTGCCGGAGCGGCGGCCTGCGTCGGGGCTTTCGTATGGCGGTCTGCTGCTTTCGCTCGCGCGGCTCTTCGCGGAGACCCCCGTTCTAAGGCGGCGCGCCTTCTACCACGCGCTGATGTTCGCGGCCTTCAGCCTGTTCTGGACGGCGACGCCGCTGCTTCTAGCCGGACCGCTCTATGGGCTATCGCAAGGCGGCATTGCGCTTTTCGCCTTCGCAGGCGTTGCCGGAGCCGTGGCCGCTCCGCTCGCCGGCCGGCTCGCCGATCGGGGACGGACGCGGATGGCGACAGCGGCGGCGATGGCATGCGCCGCGCTCGCCTTCCCGATGACTTTCGCGGCGGAACCGGGCTCGGCGCTCGCGCTCGGCCTTCTCGTCGCTGCGGGCATCCTGCTCGACTTCGGCGTATCGGCCAACCTTGTCCTCGGACAGCGCGCGATCTTCTCGCTGGCGGCAGCCTATCGCAGCCGCCTGAACGGGCTTTACATGGCGATCTTCTTTGCGGGCGGCGCGATCGGTTCGGCTGCCGGGGCGTGGGCTTTCGCGAGCGGGGGCTGGCCGCTTTGCGCCGCCACAGGCTTTGCATTTCCGATAGCGGCGCTTATCTATTTCGCGACGGAACGCTAAGCCCATGCCCGAATTGCCCGAAGTCGAGATCGTCCGGCGCGGCCTCGCTCCTGCGATGGAGGGCGCCGCGTTCTCCGCCGTGACGCTCAACCGCGCCGACCTTCGCTTTCCCTTCGTGCCGCATTTCGCCGAGCGCCTGCGCGGGCAGCGCATAGCGCGTCTCGCGCGTCGGGCGAAGTACATCGTGGCGGAAACCGACAGCGGCCTCTGCCTCGCAATGCATCTCGGCATGACGGGTCGCTTCACCATTGAGCGCCATTTCGACGGCGCAGGGGTTACGCCCGGCTCGTTTTACTACGAGCATCCATCCGATGCGCGCCACGACCACGTCGTTTTCGCGATGAGCAACGGTGAAGTGATCCGTTACAACGACCCGCGCCGCTTCGGTTACATGACACTGTTCGACGCGGGCGAGATGGCGGCGCATCCCCTCTTTCGCGGGCTTGGGATCGAGCCGCTGTCCGATGCGCTGACGCCGGACTATCTCGCTGCGCGCGCGGCGGGAAAGGCACAGGCGCTGAAGGCCTTCCTCCTCGACCAGCGCATCATCGCGGGGCTTGGCAACATCTATGTGTGCGAGGCGCTGTTTCGGGCGGGGCTGCCGCCCGATGCGGAGGCGGGGGCGCTCGGCGTCGGCAGGCGAGGCAAGGCGGCCGCCGCTCGGCTCTGCGCGGCGATCAAGGCCGTACTCGGAGACGCGCTCCTGGCGGGTGGTTCCTCGATCCGCGATTACCGCCACGCCGACGGCGACGGCGGCCATTTTCAGGAGAAGTTCGACGTCTATGGGCGCGGCGGCGAGCCGTGTCATAATGGCTGCGGCTCCGACATCGTAAGAAAAGCCCAACAGGGACGCTCGACCTTTTTCTGCCCGCGCTGTCAGGCAAAAATCTGAAAGGAAACACCGGATGACTTCCAATATCGCGTCTTCCGAAACCGCTTCTCTTGAAACAGTGCTGTTCGAGAAAAAGGGCAGGGTCGGCCTCATCACGCTCAACCGGCCCAAGGCGCTGAACGCGCTCAACGCGCAACTCATCGCGGAACTCAATCAGGTGCTCGACGCCGTCGAGGCGGATGCCGACATCGGGGCCATCGTTCTCACGGGCTCGGAGAAAGCGTTCGCGGCGGGCGCGGACATCAAGGAGATGAAGGACAAGACCTTCGGCGACGTCATCCTGCACGATTTCATCGCGCCCTGGGAACGCATCACCCGCGTTCGCAAGCCGGTGATCGCGGCCGTATCGGGTTTTGCGCTCGGCGGTGGGTGCGAACTCGCCATGATGGCCGACTTCATCATCGCATCCGACACGGCGAAATTCGGCCAGCCGGAAATCACCCTCGGCGTGATCCCCGGGGCAGGCGGCACGCAGCGTCTTGCGCGCGCGGTCGGCAAGGCGAAGGCGATGGACCTCATCCTCACGGGGCGGCTCATGAACGCGGCCGAGGCCGAGCGCGCAGGGCTCGTGGCGCGCGTCGTTCCCGCCGCCGATCTCGTCGCGGAGGCGCTGAAAGCAGCCGAAAAGATCGCGAACTTCTCGCTTCCCTCGGTCATGCTGGCCAAGGAAGCGGTCAATCGCGCTTTTGAGACGACCCTTTCCGAGGGCGTGCGGTTCGAGCGCCATGCCTTCCATGCGCTGTTCGCGACGGAGGACCAGAAAGAGGGCATGGCGGCCTTCGCAGAGAAACGGCCTCCGCAGTTCAAGCACGGCTAGCGGAGCGACGACCAGCTTTTGTGATCGCCATGCATTGGACAGACACGGGTTCTCACGCTACGATAACGGTAACGTGAAGGAAGGCATCTCGCTTGAAAAGCATGTCCAACCCCGTGGCGGAACGCTCCCACTTCAACGCCAGCCGCTGCGAAGCGTGCTTCATCCGGCATCGTGGGATCTGTCAGGCTCTATCGATGGAGCAACTCGAACGGCTGAGTTCGATCGCCCGTCGCCGCGTCATTCCGGCGAACCAATACATCTTCCGAGACGGTGACGAAGCCATCTCCTTCGCGGCCGTCAATTCGGGTGTTGTGAAGCTTATCAAGACGACCTCGGAAGGCGAGCGCCACGTGATCGGCCTCGTCTACGCGCCTGAATTTCTGGGCCACACCTTCGCGGAGACGCACAAGTTTTCCGCAGCCGCCGCGACCGATGTCGACATCTGCACATTCCCGCGGCAGGCGTTCAACCGCCTGCTGCTCGAATATCCGGACATGCAGCGCTGGCTGTTCGAGTTCACGGTGCGGGAACTGGACGTCACGCGCGAGTGGACGCTCATGCTCGGGCGCAAATCCTCTTACGAGCGCGTGGCGAGCCTGCTTCTCATCACGGCGCGGCGGACCCGCAATGCCGGGAGCCAGCATGTTCAGGAAAACAGCGCCGAGTTCGAGCTTCCGATCACGCGCTCCGAGCTGGCGGATTACCTTGGCCTTACGCTCGAAACGGTGAGCCGTAAGGTCAGCCAATTGAAGCAGGAAGGACTGATCGAGCTTCGTTCGACCCGCGACATTTTCGTTCCGAACATCGAAAAGCTTGCCGAGGCAGCAAGCATGGATGACCACCGCGAGTCTGCGAAGGCGGCGAAAATTGCCGCCTTTCCGGCCT harbors:
- a CDS encoding trypsin-like peptidase domain-containing protein → MPNKPAKDPASTKISRRLPLSLVSRNLVGASAVALCVIAGAGANQLRAAPVVAPQSETTSQLPSFTTLAERVLPSVVSVRVKADPRLVASQDGGAGDERSPDGNKENPFSGTPLERFFAGPKGLMPPDPKGKDKKGGSPGAPVLGQGSGFFISQDGYIVTNNHVVEGAMKVEVLTTDGRALPARIIGTDAGTDLALLKVDGRNFPAVTFSKGEVKVGEWVIALGNPFGLDGTVTAGIVSARGRDIGMGAYDNFIQIDASVNQGNSGGPTFNQSGEVIGVNTAIFSPSGGSVGIAFAVPAKTVETIVAQLKEKGRVTRGWLGVEVQPVTPELADSLGLRDAQGALVTSLMQGSPADKGGLLRGDVVLKINEGDVKDSRDLARRIAVIPPQTAVRLAIFRNGRREALAVKLTELKDESKLPGGRSGPALQSEIGGLGIAVAPMVSGPGGAPGLAIVEIRPDGRAADVGLVQGDVILAANGSDLFTPDALEAALRNARAIGKRHALTLVQRGATQVFVALPTGAS
- the dapF gene encoding diaminopimelate epimerase; its protein translation is MALSHISFKKMNGLGNDFALLDARGDGFRLTADEASAIANRETGVGCDQVIVLERSARADVFMRILNADGSEVGACGNASRCVGALVGAELESEHVTIETAVGVLAARVEGDGFVTVDMGTPHFGWRDIPLAKEAPDTRAISLAITLPDGRVLEGPSVANVGNPHAIFWVSDVNAYDLSLFGRALEYDPIFPERANISLAEVLDDRTVKLRVWERGAGITQACGTAACATAVSAARTGRTGRTVEIRLPGGVIGIEWRAADDHILMTGPVAHEFEGTLTLSGGAVKVARAS
- a CDS encoding enoyl-CoA hydratase, producing MTSNIASSETASLETVLFEKKGRVGLITLNRPKALNALNAQLIAELNQVLDAVEADADIGAIVLTGSEKAFAAGADIKEMKDKTFGDVILHDFIAPWERITRVRKPVIAAVSGFALGGGCELAMMADFIIASDTAKFGQPEITLGVIPGAGGTQRLARAVGKAKAMDLILTGRLMNAAEAERAGLVARVVPAADLVAEALKAAEKIANFSLPSVMLAKEAVNRAFETTLSEGVRFERHAFHALFATEDQKEGMAAFAEKRPPQFKHG
- a CDS encoding Crp/Fnr family transcriptional regulator, with protein sequence MSNPVAERSHFNASRCEACFIRHRGICQALSMEQLERLSSIARRRVIPANQYIFRDGDEAISFAAVNSGVVKLIKTTSEGERHVIGLVYAPEFLGHTFAETHKFSAAAATDVDICTFPRQAFNRLLLEYPDMQRWLFEFTVRELDVTREWTLMLGRKSSYERVASLLLITARRTRNAGSQHVQENSAEFELPITRSELADYLGLTLETVSRKVSQLKQEGLIELRSTRDIFVPNIEKLAEAASMDDHRESAKAAKIAAFPA
- the mtaB gene encoding tRNA (N(6)-L-threonylcarbamoyladenosine(37)-C(2))-methylthiotransferase MtaB, encoding MTVDVITFGCRLNTYESEVAKKHAQDAGVTDAVIVNTCAVTGEAVRQARQAIRKLRRERPGAKIIVTGCAAQIEPETFADMEEADHVIGNGEKTSAATFLSLAAGDLARVRVNDIASVRETAPHMISGFGSRARAYVEVQNGCDHRCTFCVIPFGRGPSRSVAAGEVVRQIRALVEEGYREVVLTGVDLTSYGADLPGEMKLGRLVRTVLRLVPELPRLRISSIDTMEADEALIDAFAEEERLMPHLHLSLQSGDNLILKRMRRRHAREDVISFCREMREIRPDMVFGADFIAGFPTEDETMFANTMRLADECGLSFMHVFPYSPRPKTPAARMPQLDRALVKERAARLREKAGERLGAHLEGERGKVFEVLMERERVGRTPGFTEIEIAGGAERGGIVRARATGHDKRHLIGECLA
- a CDS encoding FTR1 family iron permease, with the protein product MLAAAIIVFREVIEAGLIVGIVLAATKGVPSRGWFVAGGIAAGLIGAALLAIFAGSLSEALDGEGQKVFNAGVLALAVLMLTWHNVWMASHGKQMAAELSAAGAAVAEGTKSLMALAIVVAVAVLREGAEVVLFLYGNAIASRESGSMMLAGGMLGLGGGIALTGLTYAGLVRIPPRYLFSVTSVLIALLAAGMASQCVRILQDADIVSIWVDTAWNTSGFLSTNTLFGVMMQTLVGYDDRPSWLQVAVYLTTLFVIFGLMRVSHIRHARRRGAHRRPDVSPARG
- a CDS encoding tellurite resistance TerB family protein; translation: MPKITPTEALVYVMITMSAADRQISDRELDRIAQIVKHLPVFLGFDENTLAKTAERCGDMLSEDEGLEHLLELVRDALPKKLHETAYALAVEVAAADLKVPDEEIRLLELIRDALHLDKLVCVAIERAARARHQTL
- a CDS encoding Spy/CpxP family protein refolding chaperone, whose protein sequence is MNKSIVAGVMALALLGPSCVYAQRADVEDNGAQGTQAQPQQRQTEQKKFRFGRDDMKAFADARIAGLKAGLKLSPDQEKNWPPVEQALRDIMQKRMDQRLAKRDRQKPEDAIQAIKERAEQLEERGGSLKKLADAAEPLYQSLSEAQKRRLVALLKAGDEGLGRVAKRRGGGRG
- the mutM gene encoding bifunctional DNA-formamidopyrimidine glycosylase/DNA-(apurinic or apyrimidinic site) lyase; protein product: MPELPEVEIVRRGLAPAMEGAAFSAVTLNRADLRFPFVPHFAERLRGQRIARLARRAKYIVAETDSGLCLAMHLGMTGRFTIERHFDGAGVTPGSFYYEHPSDARHDHVVFAMSNGEVIRYNDPRRFGYMTLFDAGEMAAHPLFRGLGIEPLSDALTPDYLAARAAGKAQALKAFLLDQRIIAGLGNIYVCEALFRAGLPPDAEAGALGVGRRGKAAAARLCAAIKAVLGDALLAGGSSIRDYRHADGDGGHFQEKFDVYGRGGEPCHNGCGSDIVRKAQQGRSTFFCPRCQAKI
- a CDS encoding MFS transporter, coding for MVRLFALACGILVANIYYAQPLAGPIGAELGLPATATGLIVTMTQVGYGLGLLLIVPLGDLVENRRLIVSVIALDVLAILGIAAAGAPGPFLAAAFLVGLFSVVAQIIVPLAAQLSPDATRGQTVGNVMSGLLLGIMLARPVSSFVTELSSWHVIFIASAVAMTALAVALRVWLPERRPASGLSYGGLLLSLARLFAETPVLRRRAFYHALMFAAFSLFWTATPLLLAGPLYGLSQGGIALFAFAGVAGAVAAPLAGRLADRGRTRMATAAAMACAALAFPMTFAAEPGSALALGLLVAAGILLDFGVSANLVLGQRAIFSLAAAYRSRLNGLYMAIFFAGGAIGSAAGAWAFASGGWPLCAATGFAFPIAALIYFATER